In Effusibacillus lacus, a genomic segment contains:
- a CDS encoding sensor histidine kinase, which produces MRWNRIVVKLIGAILLLFLVVLLPLGFVIDRIFSGFYYRQVQEEIDGLSSRYAQSVAVTRDLMTVNMIEMMANFSDVKLYIADVDGRVIASSGVPGISTGSFISDEEIQALYSGNSIFKEYKAPAAGEHFLVAGKPILNGNAFYGGVFVLSSIEGINQSVAKIRKLLILSGIGAFFLALGFTYVLSRRLSDPLLQMERATRQIAKGDLHARVKVASGDEIGSLAKAINDLAKDLQRYRDTRSEFFANISHELRTPITYLEGYAKVLKEGLYQTEKEKEQYLDIIYQESLRLCRLIHDLFELSKMEEGKISLNLEWIDLREVLENSVRKASLKVKAKGIGIHLTTAEDLPLIWGDGLRMEQIFINLMDNAIRYTKQGRITVEAGSVNSGSVRVSIEDTGIGIPETELPYIFERFYRVEKSRSREHGGTGLGLAIVKKLVELQGGRIRVISELGKGTRFEIQFPVKHDGNPEEARL; this is translated from the coding sequence ATGAGATGGAATCGGATTGTTGTTAAATTAATCGGCGCCATTCTTTTGCTGTTTCTTGTCGTCCTGCTGCCACTGGGGTTTGTCATCGACAGGATTTTTTCCGGATTTTATTACCGTCAGGTACAGGAAGAAATCGATGGACTGTCTTCCCGATATGCTCAATCAGTTGCAGTAACCCGGGACTTAATGACGGTTAACATGATTGAGATGATGGCCAATTTTTCCGATGTAAAACTGTACATTGCGGATGTAGATGGCAGAGTGATTGCAAGTTCCGGGGTACCGGGTATTTCTACAGGCTCCTTTATATCAGATGAGGAGATACAAGCTTTATACTCCGGAAATTCAATTTTCAAGGAATACAAAGCACCTGCTGCAGGAGAGCATTTTCTGGTGGCCGGCAAACCCATTTTAAATGGTAATGCTTTTTACGGCGGGGTATTTGTATTGTCTTCCATCGAAGGTATTAATCAATCTGTTGCCAAAATCCGTAAGTTATTGATTCTTTCCGGAATTGGCGCGTTTTTCCTTGCATTGGGGTTCACGTATGTGCTTTCAAGGAGGTTATCGGATCCCCTGCTTCAGATGGAGCGGGCAACACGACAAATCGCGAAAGGAGACCTGCATGCCAGAGTTAAGGTAGCGTCCGGGGATGAAATCGGTTCTTTGGCTAAAGCAATCAATGACCTTGCGAAGGATTTGCAAAGGTACCGTGACACCCGCAGCGAGTTTTTCGCCAACATCTCCCACGAACTCCGGACTCCCATCACCTATTTGGAAGGGTATGCAAAGGTTTTAAAAGAAGGGCTGTATCAAACAGAGAAAGAGAAGGAGCAATACCTGGATATAATTTATCAAGAATCACTGAGACTCTGCCGATTGATCCATGATTTGTTTGAACTCTCGAAAATGGAAGAAGGGAAAATCAGTCTGAATCTTGAGTGGATTGATCTTCGGGAAGTGTTGGAGAACTCCGTCCGAAAAGCATCTTTAAAGGTGAAGGCCAAAGGGATTGGAATTCACCTCACGACTGCGGAAGATTTGCCTCTGATTTGGGGAGATGGTCTGCGGATGGAGCAGATTTTTATAAATTTGATGGATAATGCAATCCGGTACACAAAACAGGGGAGGATTACTGTCGAAGCGGGGAGTGTCAATTCGGGATCCGTGCGGGTTTCAATAGAGGACACAGGAATAGGGATTCCGGAAACTGAACTTCCGTATATCTTTGAGCGCTTTTATCGTGTTGAAAAATCCCGATCCAGGGAACATGGAGGAACCGGGTTAGGACTCGCCATTGTCAAGAAGTTGGTGGAACTTCAGGGGGGAAGAATTCGGGTTATCAGTGAACTGGGAAAAGGCACCCGATTTGAAATCCAGTTTCCTGTTAAGCACGACGGAAATCCGGAGGAGGCGAGATTGTGA
- a CDS encoding response regulator transcription factor produces the protein MKKFHLLVVDDEWNMRNLLRIYLTKNGFEVTEARNGREALDLIENYRFDLLILDIMMPDMDGWEVCERIRETNLTPILMVTARTETKDKVYGLNLGADDYLIKPFDPEELIARVFALIRRAHLSKRISTDNNIIVHPGMTIDPERRQVLIQEQSVDFTPKEFDLLYLLAVNPQRVFSREILLERVWGQDYFGDIRTVDTHVKNIREKFRKAGLSYVPIQTVWGVGYKFQGTDERT, from the coding sequence ATGAAGAAATTTCACCTGCTCGTGGTGGATGACGAATGGAATATGCGAAATCTCCTTCGTATCTACCTGACGAAAAATGGCTTTGAAGTAACTGAGGCAAGAAACGGTAGAGAAGCTTTGGACTTAATCGAAAATTATCGGTTTGATTTACTCATTCTCGATATAATGATGCCAGATATGGATGGTTGGGAAGTTTGCGAAAGAATTCGTGAAACCAACCTGACGCCCATTTTGATGGTAACTGCGAGAACCGAAACCAAAGACAAGGTTTATGGATTAAATCTCGGGGCCGATGACTATCTGATCAAACCTTTTGATCCGGAGGAGTTAATCGCCCGTGTTTTCGCATTGATAAGAAGAGCCCATCTGTCCAAAAGAATCAGTACCGATAACAACATCATTGTACATCCTGGGATGACGATTGATCCTGAAAGGAGACAGGTCTTGATTCAAGAGCAATCCGTTGATTTTACTCCTAAGGAATTTGACCTTTTGTATCTGTTGGCGGTGAATCCGCAGAGAGTATTCAGCCGGGAAATTCTATTGGAAAGGGTTTGGGGACAGGACTATTTCGGGGATATTCGAACTGTGGATACCCATGTGAAAAATATCCGGGAGAAGTTTCGAAAGGCCGGGTTGTCCTATGTTCCCATTCAAACTGTCTGGGGAGTCGGCTATAAATTTCAGGGAACTGATGAGCGTACATGA